In Barnesiella propionica, the genomic window ATTTCTTCTCTCTGAAGATCGTTTTCGATAAGTTTTCTGAGCTGTGAAGAAAATTCTTTCATATTGTATGGTTCTACAACTATACCGTATTTTCCAGAAGGTGACAGTACGGATCTGACGCCGGCAGAACATCCGAAAGCTATAGGGGCTACTCCGTTGGCTTGAGCTTGAGTAAGCGTAAGTCCCCATGCTTCGGAGGTCGATGTCAGGCATAATATAGCAGCATCTTTATAATAGGGGGTTACGTCCGATTGATATCCTTTGAAGGTTATCCGGGCGTTAGGGTAGGAGGATGATTGTTCCCGGAGCTTTTCCATTTCTGGTCCGTCTCCCACTATAATGGCTTCCCAGTCGGGATATTCGGAGGATATTTTACCCCATATATCTATAAGGCGGTCTACGCGTTTGTCGGCATAGCTGAGACGGCCTACATAAAGGATTTGTTTTTTCTTTTTTGTTATGACCTTATCCGGTGCTTGTACGGGATTGGGGATAACGGTAATTTGGGGAGAAGATTCGGTTAAGGACAACTTTTTACGGATGCTTTCACCATATTCCTGACATAGTACTACATAAGCGTCGCATATCGACAGAGTTTCTTTATATTTCCTGATTACGTCTTTTTCAATAGAGTGTCCCCATACTATTTTGGGATACCGCAGAAATATCCATTCGAGCCATAATCCCAATGAGCGTTTTTTGCGCTCTCTGGCAACTATGAGCCTGTTCTCTATTTCCCAAAACGGTGTGACATGCAGAGCGAATATTATTTTGCAGGAAGTATGTTCTTTTATGTAATGAAGACGTTTTAAATACAGGCTGGGTAGAATGAAAAAACCGATTTTTCTTTTTTGTATTTCTTGTGCAATAAATTGCGCATTTTTTTCCGATTGTATGGAACGCTTGTCGGGAAGTACGATAAAATGAAGATAATGTTTTAGTTCTTCAGTCAATTGTTCGTTGTGCAACAACCGTGTAAATACCCATATCTGGTCGTTTTGAAGGGCCATATAGCGCCCTATTTCGGCAGTGATGGTCTCTGCTCCGCCCATGGGGAAATCTTCGTGAATAAAAGCTATATTACGATTCATAAATTATCCGATTTTCTTTTTTAAAATATAATATTGGGCGAATATACGTCCTAATGCAGGAGCGTATGCATATAATCTGAACAATTTCCGATAAGGTCTTATTTGCTTGTTACGGATAAGCTGCGGATATTTTTGTAGTAAACGTAAAGTTTCTTTGCTTCTTTCATGGGCTCCTTTGAACCAGCATTTCTTGAGTAATAAATTATAGGCACAGATATATATGCATGCTATGGCTGGTTTTAATGCTTCGTATTCTTTCTTGTAAATCAGAAAGTTATCTATTAATTTAGGATATAATAATATGTTATCGACTTTTTTGCTGGAGATTTTTCCATTTGAAATGGATCGGTCCTGTATGCAGTAATGTAGTAGGGGGAGACTTCTTAAAATGGTTATATTTTGTGCGTAATAGACTAATTGCGTAGTGAGATAGGTATCCTCTCCGTAACTTAATTCTTTACAGAAACTTATCGGATGGCTATATAAAGAACGTTTGTGCAAATAGCTCCATACCGACCAGTGGTTATCTCCGAAAGCGATGGAACGAAAAAAATCTATATTATTGTAACGGGTTTCAGGAGAAAGTATGGATGGTTTGGAATACCCTTCTTTTTCATATTCCCAGAGAAAAGGCATAACTATCATATCGGCTTGTGTTTTTACCGCTTCGTCCCATAGTAATTCCAGGGCATTATTTTCCAGGTAATCGTCACCGTCAAGATGTAAAATATAGTCGCCTTCTGCGTTTTCAATGCCTGTTTTTCTTGCGAAAGCAAGACCTTCGTTTTTTTTAGTGACTATTTTTATGCGCTTATCTTTTAATGCGTATTTTTCGATAATAGAGAGGGAGTTATCCGTGCTGCCATCGTTTATAACGATAATCTCGGTATCGCTCAAAGTTTGGGAAATGACCGATTGCAAGCATCGCCCGATATAACGCTCGATATTATAGACCGGTATGATTACAGATATTTTGATAGCCATTATTTTTTAGATTCTTCCCGGATGAGTTGTCTCATATTTTTTATGAACAGTTCTGTCGAATGTATATTTTTTACATAGGAATGGCCTTCAACCGATAACTTTTTTCTTTTATCTTCATCGGTCATCAGCGTGCGTATAGCATTTACGAATAAATCTATGGAATCAAATCCGTCTCCTAAAACGGTTCCGGTATATATCCCGAATTTCTCAGTTAAATTCTCCGGATTTTGGCAACTTACCAATAGTGTACCGTATGCAAGGGCTTCGAGGAATGTTATCGGGAGGGCTTCATGTATGGATGTGTTAACCATAATCTTTGCGTCGCGAATATAGTTAAATTTTTCTTTTCCTTCGACATGCCCGGTAAAATGGAGATTGGGTATCCCTGTATGATATTTATTCATAATGCTTTCATTACGTGATTTTTCCCGGAATGTTTGCCCCAGCATGTAAAATTGATATTCAGGCATACGCTTCGCTATTTCACAGAATAACCATCCACGTTTTACCGATTCTATTCTTCCTATGAATATTATACTGTCTTTTTTAGGATATGTTTCAACATCAAATTCAGGGTCTATATCTACGGGGTTTGGAAAATATTTGATAGGTGCTTCTACCGGAAGCCGATAGAGATCACGGGCTTTGTCTATGAGAAAGTTTCCTTGAGTAATGAATTTTACCCGATCTTCTTTGTATAGCTTGTTCACCATATCGTATATGGCCGAGTTCCAGTAATGGCTTTCAGGAAATAATTTTACGGTTTCTATTTCGAGCCAGTCTCTCCAGGGACGAGGATCTTGTATCCATAAAATAAGGCGTTTGGATTTGTCTTTTTCATAATTTAATATATCCCTGGTCATTTCTATGGAAAGATATAAATCGTAGTTCTGTTTTTGAAGCCATTTTGAAATGTGTTTTCTTCCCGGTAGTATGTATACATCTACATCGTCTACTTGTTCTCTTAAAGCTTTTTTTTCTTTTTTGTTTTCACTCATTTCCAACAATACATCAATTTTGATATCACTACATGGGATGTACTTGGCAATATAATGTCTGGCTAAGAATCCATAGCCTCCGTAAGCCGTATTGAAGCCTCCGAAAAATTCATCGATGAGGAGGGCTACTCTTATTTGGTCGCTTGGTTTTTTATAACCTGCCCATTTTTTTATTTTTCGGCTGATATTTGTAGAAAACCTTCCCCAGCGATATGTCCATATGAAGTTTTTGTAAGGTGTTTTTTTAAGGTTCTCAAAGTATAAGTGTTTGAGAGGTATACGGCAACGGAGGTGTGTTGTCCATGGTTTTACATTTCCTATATAGTGAATAATGACGGCGTTATTCATGTTTTCAACGTCGTATTTCATATTGTCGGTAGTGAAATTGTATATGGAAGGAACTTGTTTTATATGATTTTTAAAAACGATGTTGATAATATCCTGATCCTGATATTTGATTTTATCTTCAAGTTCCTTGTTTTTTTGCATAAGTAATTCGAAAATATTATTATCTCTCATTTTTTTGAGATTAAGTAATAATACTCCGGCATTGACATACAAATCTTTATTGTCCATGCCGATTTCCGATTTATAATAGCTGTTCTTTATCCACATATCTTCCGCTCCGGCACAATAAAAATCATCTATATTCGTGTCCCATAGAGGCTGCAATGATCCGTTTACGACTAAATCGCAATCCAGATATATTCCTTTATCCAGTTGAGGGTATAACTCTGCAATTATATACCTATAATAGGTTTGCGAAGATATATAATCTATATTTCTTTTTATAGAACTGAATATACTGTCATCTATTATTTTAAATTCGACTGTTGCATTTTTATAATGTTCTATCGAGCTTTGAATCCGTTTTAAATTTTTAGGGGAAATATAATCGGTAAGAATATGAAAATTAAAACACGCGTCAAGATTGTTTTCCAGTATAGATGTAATAGCGACACAACAATGTTGAGAATATTTATTATTTATAGCTAAAAAGATGGATATCGGTTTCATTTGTCGGTGTTTTTTATTTATTTCTTCATATAAAGTAGCTTTTCCTCGGGAGAAAATTTCTCTATGGCGTAACGAAGTGTCGTTCGCGGCATGGTTGTATGGTACTTATCCAGAAATTTTGTTAGTGTTCTTTTGTCTTTTTTTCCTACTTCGCGAAGCATCCATCCTACTGCTTTCCGGATGAGGTCGTGTTCGTGGTATAACAATTTTTCTGCTATAGCTATCGTATCGTCAAATTTCCCGTTTCGTATCCACTTCCATGTAGCAACTATGGATATTCGTTGTTCCCAAAGTATATTGCTTCCGGCTAACTGGTGAAGTATGCCGTGTTCTTTATTTTCTATCCATTCTCCTACGATCTGTGCCGCCGATAGATCTACCAGATCCCAGTTATTTATATATTTTGTGTGCTTGAGATAGCTTTGGAAGAGCTGCTGTTTTTTATCTTCCGAAGCTTTTTTGAATTGTTCTATCATACACAGTAGAGCGAACATACGATGTTCGTGTACAGGCTCTTTCAATAGTGCTTCAAGCTCATTGACAGGAGTGTCAGAATGCTTTTTTGCTATCTTTCGTATTTCAGGTACGGTTACACCAATAAAAATATCTCCTTCGCCGTATTGTCCTTTTCCGGTTTTAAAGAAACCTGAAAGTATTTTTATTTTATCGGGATTTGCGGAAGACCGCAGGTCTTGTTTGATGGCCGTTATTTTCTCCATTTATTTTATTTCCAATATAATACAAAGGTAAGAAAAGTTTTTATATCGCTAAAAGGAAAGTCGTATAATCATAATTATGGGTAACGGAACTGTTTATTTTTAATATGTTAGAATTTTATTCTATATGTTTAGCAATAAAACCTGTGGTATTGCATAGGTTATAATATATATGTTATGGTCATGGCAGGAGGAAAACTGTGTATGGTGTTTTATTCCGGAGATGATTGGACAGCGGGACTGGGTACGGGACTATTCTTCCTATACCTATGATTCCTATTTTTTCTGTGTTCGTCGATTTTTAGCGACAGGAATTTCAACGTAGATAATAATGCGCCATATTTTTTATCATTTTCGTAACTTTTTCATAAGTGAATGATTCGGTCTTTATAGGGGTTAAAGTGATATTATATTTTTTTAATATTTTTATAATTATCCTGTTACATATGGTACGTGATGAGAATTTTTTCATTGTATGAATTTTTCACGAAAGAATGAATAAGTCTGAAGAAAATAATATTAAGTGGGGAAAATTTATTTTTTAGGCTGGATTCTGTTGAATATTTACGGGTAATTTCCCGTAAAAATAAAAATATGAAACTCTCGTGAAGATAAATTTTTTATAATATATTGATTATTAGTGATTAATGGTTGAAAAATAGTGTCTTGTGATTTCGGTGAAATAGAATTTATAAGTATAGACTTTTCTTTGATGGTTCGCATCGGGTAAGATTATTAATTTTACCGTTGTAAAAGAATGAGGTACGTTAGAAAATTCTTAATTTTACGTCTGATTCAAAAACACGGCTTATGGTTCTTAATTATATTTGGATAGCTTTCTTCCTGATCGCATTTGTTGTTGCTGTGATTCAAACTCTATTTTATGGTAATCTTACGATCTGGACCGACATTATGAATTCGTCTTTTGCTTCTGCACGTACGGCATTCGAAATATCTTTAGGACTTACCGGTGTTTTGTCTTTATGGATGGGATTAATGAAGATCGGGGAAAGGGGAGGAGTCATCGCTTTTTTTTCGCGTCTTATCAGTCCTCTTTTTACACGCCTTTTTCCTGGTGTTCCGAAAGGGCATCCCGCCATGGGCTCTATTTTTATGAATGTGTCAGCTAATATGCTGGGGCTCGATAATGCGGCCACCCCTCTGGGGCTGAAAGCCATGCAGGAATTACAAGAGCTGAATCCTAAGAAAGATACGGCAACTAACGCTATGTTGATGTTCCTTATTCTAAATTCGTCGGGGCTGTGCCTTATTCCTTTAGGGGTAATGGTCTACCGATCCCAAATGGGTGCGGCTAATCCTTCGGATGTTTTTCTGCCGATACTTATAGCGACATTTATAGCGACACTGGTCGGGCTTATTGCTATATGTCTGAAGCAAGGCATCAATTTATTGGATAAAGTTATTCTCGGGTGGCTGGGAGGTCTTACATTAGCTGTAGGGTGTATGGTATGGTATTTTTCTTCTCTGTCTCAAGATAAAATGCAGTTATATTCGAGTTTTGTCGCAAATTCGGCTTTATTCTCTATTATAACGGGTTTTTTAATAGCCGGTTTCCGCAGGCATATCAATATGTATGAGACTTTTATAGAAGGAGCTAAAGACGGATTTAAAACAGCCGTGACTATCATTCCGTATTTGGTTGCTATTCTTGTTTCTATCGGGATCTTCAGGGCGTCCGGAGCTATGGATTTTCTGGTTGACGGTATATCTGCTGCGGTTGCTTGGTGCGGATTAGATACCGATTTTGTAGGGGCGTTGCCTACGGCTATCATGAAACCTTTGAGTGGCAGCGGCTCGCGTGGGATGATGGTGGATGCCATGTCTACCTACGGGGTTGATTCCTTTGTGGCGAAAGTTGCCGCTACGGTGCAGGGAAGTACCGATACTACCTTCTATATTCTTGCAGTGTATTTCGGAAGTGTAGGTGTACGAAAGACCCGTTATGCCGTTAGCTATGCTTTACTGGCCGATTTCGTAGGAGCTGTTGCTGCTATTCTGGTATCTTATATATTCTTTAAATAACACAGTATATTATTCCCGATAAATGCCTTATCTTTGTAAAAGATTATAAATTAGGATAAATATGGCAATAACTTATTATGCCGAAGGCGTGAAGTTTCCTGATATAAAGAAACGTGTAACGAACGATTGGATAAAGCGGGTTGCAGCGTCGTATGGTAAAAAGTGCGGTGAAATCGCTTATCTGTTTTGTTCCGATGAGAAGATATTATCGGTGAATAATGAATACCTACATCATGATTATTATACGGATATCATTACTTTTGATTATTCGGAGAATGATGTGATAAACGGAGATATTTTTATCAGTGTAGATACGGTACGTTCGAATGCTACTCAATATGATGTTTCGTATAAACAGGAACTTCTACGGATTATTATCCATGGGATACTACATCTCTGTGGTATTAACGATAAAGCTGAAGGAGAGCGAGAGCATATGACCGCTTGTGAAAATGAGGCACTGGATATGTTGATAAATAAATCTTAATGTATTGATATATAATTTATTATATTAACGTTGTTCTGTATTTAGAAATAAAGCTAATGGATTTCAATTATGATGTAATAGTGATAGGAGCCGGACATGCCGGATGCGAAGCTGCGTGCGCTTCTGCCGGACTGGGATCTAAGACTTTGCTTGTCACTATGGATATGAATAAGATAGCACAAATGAGCTGTAATCCTGCTGTTGGTGGTATAGCGAAAGGGCAGAT contains:
- a CDS encoding glycosyltransferase, which encodes MNRNIAFIHEDFPMGGAETITAEIGRYMALQNDQIWVFTRLLHNEQLTEELKHYLHFIVLPDKRSIQSEKNAQFIAQEIQKRKIGFFILPSLYLKRLHYIKEHTSCKIIFALHVTPFWEIENRLIVARERKKRSLGLWLEWIFLRYPKIVWGHSIEKDVIRKYKETLSICDAYVVLCQEYGESIRKKLSLTESSPQITVIPNPVQAPDKVITKKKKQILYVGRLSYADKRVDRLIDIWGKISSEYPDWEAIIVGDGPEMEKLREQSSSYPNARITFKGYQSDVTPYYKDAAILCLTSTSEAWGLTLTQAQANGVAPIAFGCSAGVRSVLSPSGKYGIVVEPYNMKEFSSQLRKLIENDLQREEIQQAVIEKSRNYMLETIGKKWEELFDSIAGNPTKSE
- a CDS encoding glycosyltransferase family 2 protein, translating into MAIKISVIIPVYNIERYIGRCLQSVISQTLSDTEIIVINDGSTDNSLSIIEKYALKDKRIKIVTKKNEGLAFARKTGIENAEGDYILHLDGDDYLENNALELLWDEAVKTQADMIVMPFLWEYEKEGYSKPSILSPETRYNNIDFFRSIAFGDNHWSVWSYLHKRSLYSHPISFCKELSYGEDTYLTTQLVYYAQNITILRSLPLLHYCIQDRSISNGKISSKKVDNILLYPKLIDNFLIYKKEYEALKPAIACIYICAYNLLLKKCWFKGAHERSKETLRLLQKYPQLIRNKQIRPYRKLFRLYAYAPALGRIFAQYYILKKKIG
- a CDS encoding glycosyltransferase is translated as MKPISIFLAINNKYSQHCCVAITSILENNLDACFNFHILTDYISPKNLKRIQSSIEHYKNATVEFKIIDDSIFSSIKRNIDYISSQTYYRYIIAELYPQLDKGIYLDCDLVVNGSLQPLWDTNIDDFYCAGAEDMWIKNSYYKSEIGMDNKDLYVNAGVLLLNLKKMRDNNIFELLMQKNKELEDKIKYQDQDIINIVFKNHIKQVPSIYNFTTDNMKYDVENMNNAVIIHYIGNVKPWTTHLRCRIPLKHLYFENLKKTPYKNFIWTYRWGRFSTNISRKIKKWAGYKKPSDQIRVALLIDEFFGGFNTAYGGYGFLARHYIAKYIPCSDIKIDVLLEMSENKKEKKALREQVDDVDVYILPGRKHISKWLQKQNYDLYLSIEMTRDILNYEKDKSKRLILWIQDPRPWRDWLEIETVKLFPESHYWNSAIYDMVNKLYKEDRVKFITQGNFLIDKARDLYRLPVEAPIKYFPNPVDIDPEFDVETYPKKDSIIFIGRIESVKRGWLFCEIAKRMPEYQFYMLGQTFREKSRNESIMNKYHTGIPNLHFTGHVEGKEKFNYIRDAKIMVNTSIHEALPITFLEALAYGTLLVSCQNPENLTEKFGIYTGTVLGDGFDSIDLFVNAIRTLMTDEDKRKKLSVEGHSYVKNIHSTELFIKNMRQLIREESKK
- a CDS encoding DNA alkylation repair protein; translated protein: MEKITAIKQDLRSSANPDKIKILSGFFKTGKGQYGEGDIFIGVTVPEIRKIAKKHSDTPVNELEALLKEPVHEHRMFALLCMIEQFKKASEDKKQQLFQSYLKHTKYINNWDLVDLSAAQIVGEWIENKEHGILHQLAGSNILWEQRISIVATWKWIRNGKFDDTIAIAEKLLYHEHDLIRKAVGWMLREVGKKDKRTLTKFLDKYHTTMPRTTLRYAIEKFSPEEKLLYMKK
- a CDS encoding nucleoside recognition domain-containing protein; its protein translation is MVLNYIWIAFFLIAFVVAVIQTLFYGNLTIWTDIMNSSFASARTAFEISLGLTGVLSLWMGLMKIGERGGVIAFFSRLISPLFTRLFPGVPKGHPAMGSIFMNVSANMLGLDNAATPLGLKAMQELQELNPKKDTATNAMLMFLILNSSGLCLIPLGVMVYRSQMGAANPSDVFLPILIATFIATLVGLIAICLKQGINLLDKVILGWLGGLTLAVGCMVWYFSSLSQDKMQLYSSFVANSALFSIITGFLIAGFRRHINMYETFIEGAKDGFKTAVTIIPYLVAILVSIGIFRASGAMDFLVDGISAAVAWCGLDTDFVGALPTAIMKPLSGSGSRGMMVDAMSTYGVDSFVAKVAATVQGSTDTTFYILAVYFGSVGVRKTRYAVSYALLADFVGAVAAILVSYIFFK
- the ybeY gene encoding rRNA maturation RNase YbeY; amino-acid sequence: MAITYYAEGVKFPDIKKRVTNDWIKRVAASYGKKCGEIAYLFCSDEKILSVNNEYLHHDYYTDIITFDYSENDVINGDIFISVDTVRSNATQYDVSYKQELLRIIIHGILHLCGINDKAEGEREHMTACENEALDMLINKS